One segment of Fibrobacter sp. UWB10 DNA contains the following:
- a CDS encoding zinc ribbon domain-containing protein, translating into MEMKFCQSCGMPLTPEILGTNADGSKNEEYCIYCYKDGAFTGDFNMEQMVEFCSQFVEEFNKNTGKNLSREEYKVELRKYFPTLKRWKSSDAELPHANSPIKQKLIEEVNALGIKDMPKIDNLFVLQGSFINQEYKINGNSVKLLDDNASYWGNQVEKKGAEGRCYGIACDERYILVSEYGKNGADAEIVVFKKR; encoded by the coding sequence ATGGAAATGAAATTTTGTCAAAGTTGCGGAATGCCGCTCACACCGGAAATCTTGGGCACAAACGCCGACGGCAGCAAGAACGAAGAATACTGCATCTACTGCTACAAGGATGGCGCATTCACCGGCGACTTCAACATGGAACAGATGGTCGAATTCTGCTCGCAGTTCGTCGAAGAATTCAACAAGAATACGGGCAAGAACCTCTCCCGCGAAGAGTACAAGGTGGAACTCCGCAAGTATTTCCCGACACTCAAACGCTGGAAATCAAGCGACGCCGAACTCCCGCACGCCAATTCGCCGATCAAGCAAAAGCTGATTGAAGAAGTCAACGCGCTGGGCATCAAGGACATGCCGAAAATCGACAACCTCTTTGTTCTGCAGGGCTCGTTCATCAATCAGGAATACAAAATTAACGGCAACAGCGTCAAGCTATTGGACGATAACGCAAGCTACTGGGGCAATCAAGTCGAAAAGAAAGGTGCCGAAGGCCGCTGCTACGGAATCGCCTGCGACGAACGCTATATTCTCGTGAGCGAATACGGCAAGAACGGTGCTGATGCCGAAATCGTCGTATTCAAGAAACGATAA
- a CDS encoding HXXEE domain-containing protein, with protein MIVDLFWIISFPLAFVIHDGEEIIVQHKWMLTHKDFLIQKYPRAKRIVTHLSCLSTKAFAMAVLEELILLLFTAAYILIGGVYAMELWIALFMAFSVHFVIHIVQGVLVRGYVPGLVTSILMLPYAYFGISRICEDVSGVKLIQLSVLGVVAMMINLRFAHWIGKKFSH; from the coding sequence ATGATTGTGGATTTATTTTGGATTATATCGTTCCCTCTTGCGTTCGTTATTCACGATGGCGAAGAGATTATCGTTCAGCACAAATGGATGCTGACACATAAAGATTTTTTAATCCAAAAGTATCCGAGAGCAAAGCGAATTGTCACTCACTTGTCCTGTCTTTCAACAAAAGCTTTCGCAATGGCTGTACTGGAGGAATTAATTCTTTTGCTTTTTACGGCTGCGTACATTCTTATCGGTGGCGTGTACGCAATGGAATTATGGATTGCCTTGTTTATGGCGTTCTCGGTACACTTCGTCATTCATATTGTGCAGGGTGTTTTGGTAAGGGGTTATGTTCCTGGGCTAGTGACTTCTATTTTGATGCTGCCTTATGCGTACTTCGGGATAAGTCGAATTTGCGAAGATGTTAGTGGTGTTAAGCTGATTCAATTGAGTGTGTTGGGCGTCGTCGCAATGATGATAAACCTGAGATTCGCACATTGGATTGGAAAGAAATTTTCGCACTAG
- a CDS encoding flavodoxin domain-containing protein, with translation MDVNSIIIYGSCYGSTKRYAERLAEITGIQAVFFKDVKCVADYDRIVYLGALCAGGVMGLKKTVAHLSTSQELIVATVGLADPTDIGNINHIRGGLKKQVPASHYDEGKIFHLRGAIDYSKLGLKHRIMMKLLYSKVVKIPEAERDAEVRALIATYGKQVDFVNFDTLEPIVKVL, from the coding sequence ATGGACGTAAACTCTATCATCATCTACGGAAGCTGCTACGGCTCGACAAAGCGCTACGCTGAACGCCTCGCTGAAATTACGGGGATTCAGGCTGTATTCTTCAAGGATGTGAAGTGCGTTGCGGACTATGATCGCATTGTCTATTTAGGTGCCCTCTGCGCGGGCGGTGTCATGGGCCTTAAGAAAACTGTCGCCCATTTGTCTACAAGTCAAGAGTTGATTGTCGCGACAGTTGGCCTCGCAGACCCTACCGATATCGGAAACATCAACCACATCAGGGGCGGCCTCAAAAAACAAGTCCCTGCATCGCATTACGACGAAGGCAAAATCTTCCACCTTCGCGGTGCAATCGATTACAGTAAACTCGGCCTGAAACATCGAATCATGATGAAACTCTTGTATTCGAAGGTCGTGAAAATCCCCGAAGCAGAGCGCGACGCCGAAGTCCGTGCCCTCATTGCCACGTACGGCAAACAAGTCGATTTTGTGAATTTCGATACCCTAGAACCGATTGTGAAGGTGCTGTAA
- the rseP gene encoding RIP metalloprotease RseP codes for MESIFSNVLMFVLGLLGLSFLVTIHELGHFLVAKWNNVKVNTFSIGFGKKLIRYRHGETEYCISAIPFGGYVAMAGENPDTLKEGQVPGERDFVAKSVGARAAIAFAGPFINIVFAFILLMILYMVGVEEPATNDLIVGFVAKDSPAVTAGIQPGDTITEINGKPTQGWDDFREQIGVSLGASVPLTVHRGGEPLTITVVPEELIIPAQDSTGSEIAMGIGDIGIYPRNRVIVRLPPMAGSAAEKAGLAVGDTIFEINGEHISRYEEVVRIIDGSKGEPVNITVIRNGDTLTNSLTPVYNEDYKRYMVGIQMGYVLFRETKIVRRGPVEAFTKTCATSWKMTTSIFRYFKRMFQGHVKVDAFSGPVSIVAVMGNVWMSGFQDFLMLLALISINLGVMNLLPLAITDGGLLMFLGIEKLRGKPLSTKTQTVIQNVAAAFFISFFVFITILDFSKLSLFLK; via the coding sequence ATGGAATCGATTTTCAGTAATGTCTTGATGTTTGTACTCGGCCTGTTGGGCTTGAGTTTCTTGGTGACCATTCACGAACTGGGCCACTTCTTGGTGGCTAAATGGAATAACGTCAAGGTCAATACATTCAGTATCGGTTTTGGCAAAAAATTGATTCGCTACCGTCACGGCGAAACGGAGTACTGCATTTCGGCAATTCCGTTCGGTGGTTACGTGGCCATGGCGGGCGAAAATCCGGACACGCTCAAAGAAGGCCAAGTCCCAGGTGAACGTGATTTTGTGGCAAAGTCGGTGGGCGCTCGCGCAGCCATTGCTTTTGCGGGCCCGTTCATCAATATTGTATTTGCCTTTATCCTGTTGATGATTCTTTATATGGTGGGCGTCGAAGAACCGGCAACGAACGACTTGATCGTGGGCTTTGTTGCCAAAGATTCTCCGGCCGTAACCGCTGGCATTCAGCCGGGCGACACCATCACCGAAATCAACGGCAAACCCACTCAGGGGTGGGATGATTTCCGCGAACAGATTGGCGTGAGCCTCGGTGCAAGCGTGCCGCTTACAGTACACCGCGGCGGCGAACCGTTAACGATTACAGTTGTCCCCGAAGAACTCATTATTCCGGCACAAGATTCTACCGGCTCCGAAATTGCAATGGGTATCGGTGATATCGGTATTTACCCGCGCAACCGCGTGATTGTGCGCTTGCCGCCGATGGCGGGCTCTGCAGCCGAAAAGGCGGGCCTTGCCGTGGGCGATACCATCTTTGAAATTAACGGCGAACATATTTCCCGCTACGAAGAAGTTGTGCGCATTATCGACGGTAGCAAGGGTGAACCCGTGAACATTACCGTTATCCGTAACGGCGATACACTCACTAATTCGCTCACGCCTGTTTACAACGAAGATTACAAGCGTTATATGGTCGGCATCCAGATGGGCTACGTGCTCTTCCGCGAAACCAAGATTGTGCGCCGCGGCCCTGTCGAAGCCTTTACGAAAACTTGTGCGACCAGCTGGAAAATGACCACGAGCATCTTCCGCTATTTCAAGCGCATGTTCCAAGGCCATGTCAAGGTTGATGCCTTCTCGGGCCCGGTCTCGATTGTCGCCGTCATGGGTAACGTGTGGATGAGCGGTTTCCAGGATTTTTTAATGTTGCTCGCCCTCATCAGCATTAACTTGGGCGTTATGAACTTGCTTCCGCTCGCGATTACGGACGGTGGCCTGCTCATGTTCCTCGGCATTGAAAAGCTGCGTGGCAAACCGCTTTCAACCAAGACGCAGACGGTCATTCAGAATGTGGCTGCCGCGTTCTTCATCAGCTTCTTCGTGTTTATCACGATTCTTGATTTTAGCAAGCTCTCGCTCTTTTTGAAGTGA
- a CDS encoding glycoside hydrolase family 9 protein — protein MEYKFFALVAVSASVLASSAFAANAYINQVGFRPSDPKEFSLVGASGNVEIQDASGKTVLTVTPGAASFWDASGQNVQLVDISKLTAEGKYSIKVGGQTLRQDLVVKNNTFADVYKAAIKWFYYQRASMALESAYAGKWARAAGHTNATVELHNSTGASGTINSSKGWYDAGDYGRYIVNSGITTYTLLSLYEHFPEFFKTAKWNIPADGTLPDLLAEIKYNLDWMLTMQANDGSVYHKLTSLAFPGDVMPAQDNAKLYVIGKSAEAALDFAGVMAVAARVYKPFDSNYAAKCLDAAKKAYSWGSSNMSYHFTANPSDVATGAYEGNNAADEKLFAGTELAITTGDNSYKQNGSSEYVSYWGDLSGVATYGKATHASVFGDANEAKQKILGTADGFVNRTKSGFGVVMAKDDFVWGSNAVASNQGVWLLHAYYLTGDEKYYTAALKVLDYLLGKNPLDMSFVTGYGTKSPKLPHHRPSTSDNIEDPIPGMLVGGPQPGGEDVGSAAEWKCSDYRTGNAATAYTDQRCSYATNEVAINWNAPFAYLAGALEALNAGYAPSFAANGVARKSTVVSSSSSIASSSSQVVSSSSVAPASSSSQSLASSSSQWNPWVSSSSATTAIHETLPARMQNNAAPRIRQNGHKLYVEKNGKRFDLLGNSVR, from the coding sequence GTGGAATACAAATTTTTTGCTTTAGTCGCAGTTTCTGCGTCTGTTTTGGCGTCTTCGGCCTTTGCCGCTAACGCTTACATTAACCAGGTGGGTTTCCGCCCTTCCGATCCCAAGGAATTTTCGCTTGTCGGAGCCTCTGGCAATGTTGAAATCCAGGATGCCTCTGGCAAGACTGTGCTTACGGTAACGCCTGGCGCCGCCTCGTTCTGGGATGCAAGCGGCCAGAATGTACAGCTGGTCGATATTTCCAAATTGACCGCCGAGGGCAAGTACAGCATTAAGGTGGGCGGCCAGACACTTCGCCAAGATTTGGTGGTCAAGAACAATACCTTTGCCGACGTTTACAAGGCTGCTATCAAGTGGTTCTATTACCAGCGCGCCTCTATGGCTCTCGAAAGTGCATACGCGGGCAAGTGGGCTCGTGCTGCAGGCCATACGAATGCGACTGTCGAACTTCATAATTCTACGGGCGCTTCGGGCACTATCAATTCGAGCAAGGGCTGGTACGATGCCGGCGACTACGGACGCTATATCGTGAATTCGGGCATTACCACCTACACGCTCCTTTCTCTTTACGAACATTTCCCGGAATTTTTCAAGACGGCCAAGTGGAATATTCCTGCCGATGGAACTTTGCCGGATTTGCTCGCCGAAATCAAGTACAATTTGGACTGGATGCTTACTATGCAGGCCAATGACGGTAGCGTTTATCACAAGCTTACCTCTCTTGCTTTCCCGGGCGATGTGATGCCTGCGCAAGACAATGCAAAACTTTATGTTATCGGTAAGAGTGCCGAAGCCGCACTTGACTTTGCCGGTGTGATGGCAGTTGCTGCGCGCGTGTACAAACCGTTTGATTCCAATTACGCCGCCAAGTGCCTTGATGCAGCCAAGAAGGCTTATAGCTGGGGCTCTTCGAATATGAGCTACCACTTTACCGCAAACCCCTCCGATGTGGCGACGGGTGCGTACGAAGGCAACAACGCGGCCGACGAAAAACTTTTTGCCGGCACGGAACTTGCCATTACCACGGGCGATAATTCTTACAAGCAGAATGGTTCTTCGGAATATGTGTCGTACTGGGGCGACCTTTCGGGCGTTGCCACTTATGGCAAGGCGACGCATGCATCTGTGTTTGGCGATGCAAACGAAGCCAAACAGAAAATCTTGGGCACTGCAGATGGTTTCGTGAACCGTACCAAGTCGGGCTTTGGCGTGGTGATGGCGAAAGATGACTTTGTGTGGGGCTCCAACGCCGTGGCCTCCAATCAGGGCGTATGGCTTTTGCATGCCTATTACCTCACCGGCGACGAAAAGTATTATACCGCAGCACTCAAGGTGCTTGACTACTTGCTCGGCAAAAACCCACTCGATATGTCGTTTGTAACGGGTTACGGCACCAAGTCTCCGAAATTGCCTCATCACCGCCCGAGTACTTCGGATAACATAGAAGATCCGATTCCGGGTATGCTTGTGGGTGGCCCGCAGCCCGGTGGCGAAGACGTTGGCTCTGCTGCCGAATGGAAGTGCAGCGATTACAGAACGGGCAATGCGGCGACCGCTTATACCGACCAACGTTGTAGCTACGCAACGAACGAAGTGGCTATCAACTGGAACGCTCCTTTTGCTTACCTCGCTGGTGCCCTTGAAGCTCTGAACGCTGGTTACGCCCCCTCGTTTGCGGCAAATGGCGTTGCCAGAAAGTCTACTGTTGTCTCGTCGAGTTCTTCGATTGCATCGTCTAGTTCTCAGGTGGTTTCAAGCTCTTCTGTCGCTCCGGCATCCAGCTCTTCGCAGTCGCTCGCTTCGAGTTCTTCGCAGTGGAATCCGTGGGTCTCTAGCAGTTCTGCGACCACGGCAATTCACGAAACTTTGCCCGCCCGCATGCAGAACAATGCTGCCCCGCGCATTCGCCAGAATGGTCATAAGCTCTATGTCGAAAAGAACGGCAAACGCTTCGACCTTCTTGGCAACAGCGTCCGTTAA
- a CDS encoding glycoside hydrolase family 44 protein, whose protein sequence is MKNRFAIAALAGLSLGSAAFAAQNVIKVDDLHPGIVINKDNMMSADLAIWNPPSRYYDMTSALVDGGYTLFRFPNGSLSNDYHWNGIGSYDSTGLWTADENKWARGFLGETIYRGTTKDNYGFVRRSHLADGNMETMWWGEILDPVDPPWVVVEFPEKINVDSLQIDWGTLRPKSFEIAYWTEDYAEYPGVHQALENKLKTEKIVKVSGATTKYKSKFRTRYVAIRFKASDLPAKGVQIREMKLYSGETDLLGGNNYKFYAMSTRNGDKARTDWTDIKWDFEEFMKFIKTLPNAKAVICVNAGTGTAKEAAAWVRYANKVKGYNIKQWEIGNELDGEWEESGPISARHYAARFLEYARAMKAVDSTIILHGPLLSTHKMMQKGAGILDGKYWMEEFLRIVGEAEKKDGKRYLDVVDLHNYPYWTPNEPKPAEMLKAMLDVGPNMDTLNVWMKRHLEGERRVFLSEFSTCVQGFSLLMDYPQAAAVASIFAQHAMRFGNRLQVLPWDAFGNVFKGPDDTWGTISMTALAKEGSWNHWKSLEPTAEYYGLYMTFKDFLEDGYAVLPVEATSPDVEAYAIGKGDSARVMIVNLSEAPQVVQIDRASVKGNSKEVGKGDLVRTQVEIFGEDQFKWVGTSQNAFPYPKMGPSGRRINPSKNKDITVPPFGLAVVQINPKVVGLSEATKDKAAKPVILAAALEKKVLMAGDTIDLFVTATQPNGQLTNGSVNIGNWGKRGLLMQSVTPDDGKWNASIESFHVQIPIPDDMYPAARTIHVVVQGLGGKVTVLEIPFRIRGAYRTTHVMQNFDNGLDAVDWFPVANGDNATTIGAKVFNGAPPHGGFIRHDFMIEQPPTQGWPNFAGAYYVIPEEVHNSVGIVFDYATNHSNPDGYFEVQIASNQVQDYDEFMVRLKNTRGSWMRDTLIWENMKQEGWGKTIPQLDPKQIKNFSWRARHSGTGYISLDNIYLLQEDGTEVPMPRGLRRLR, encoded by the coding sequence ATGAAAAATCGTTTTGCTATTGCAGCCTTGGCGGGGCTTTCTCTGGGTTCCGCCGCCTTTGCCGCCCAGAATGTCATCAAGGTCGATGACTTGCACCCGGGTATTGTTATTAACAAGGACAACATGATGTCTGCGGACCTTGCTATTTGGAATCCGCCCAGCCGCTATTATGACATGACTTCTGCTTTGGTCGATGGCGGTTACACGCTGTTCCGTTTCCCGAATGGCAGCCTTTCGAATGATTACCACTGGAATGGTATCGGTAGCTACGATAGCACTGGCCTTTGGACTGCCGACGAAAATAAGTGGGCGCGTGGTTTCTTGGGCGAAACGATTTACCGCGGTACTACCAAGGACAACTACGGATTTGTTCGCCGCAGCCACTTGGCCGACGGCAATATGGAAACCATGTGGTGGGGTGAAATCTTGGACCCCGTGGACCCGCCTTGGGTCGTGGTGGAATTCCCCGAAAAGATCAATGTTGATTCCTTGCAAATCGATTGGGGAACTCTGCGTCCGAAATCTTTTGAAATAGCCTACTGGACTGAAGACTATGCTGAATATCCGGGTGTGCACCAGGCTCTTGAAAATAAGCTGAAAACCGAGAAGATCGTCAAGGTGAGTGGGGCGACGACAAAGTACAAGTCTAAGTTCCGCACCCGCTACGTGGCGATCCGCTTCAAGGCTTCCGATTTGCCGGCGAAGGGCGTGCAGATTCGCGAGATGAAACTTTACAGCGGCGAAACCGACTTGCTCGGCGGTAACAACTACAAGTTCTACGCTATGTCGACCCGCAATGGCGACAAGGCTCGTACCGATTGGACCGACATCAAGTGGGATTTTGAAGAATTCATGAAGTTCATCAAGACGCTCCCGAATGCAAAGGCCGTGATTTGCGTGAATGCAGGCACGGGTACTGCAAAGGAAGCGGCTGCTTGGGTGCGCTACGCCAACAAGGTCAAGGGTTACAATATCAAACAGTGGGAAATTGGTAACGAACTCGATGGCGAATGGGAAGAATCCGGCCCGATTTCGGCAAGGCATTACGCCGCCCGCTTCTTGGAATACGCCCGCGCCATGAAGGCGGTGGATTCTACCATCATTCTGCACGGACCGCTCCTGAGTACGCATAAGATGATGCAGAAGGGCGCCGGCATTCTGGATGGCAAGTACTGGATGGAAGAATTCTTGCGCATCGTGGGCGAGGCTGAAAAGAAAGATGGCAAGCGTTACCTCGATGTGGTTGACTTGCACAATTATCCGTACTGGACTCCGAACGAACCGAAGCCCGCTGAAATGCTCAAGGCCATGCTCGACGTGGGCCCGAATATGGATACGCTGAATGTGTGGATGAAACGCCACCTCGAAGGCGAACGCCGCGTGTTCCTCTCTGAATTTAGCACTTGCGTGCAGGGCTTTAGCCTGCTGATGGATTACCCGCAGGCCGCCGCCGTGGCAAGCATTTTCGCTCAGCATGCTATGCGCTTTGGTAACCGTTTGCAGGTGCTCCCGTGGGATGCCTTTGGCAACGTGTTTAAGGGCCCCGATGACACTTGGGGCACGATCAGTATGACTGCTCTTGCAAAAGAAGGTTCCTGGAATCATTGGAAGTCTCTGGAACCGACGGCGGAATACTACGGCCTTTATATGACTTTCAAGGATTTCTTGGAAGACGGTTATGCCGTGCTTCCGGTAGAGGCAACTTCGCCGGATGTGGAAGCTTATGCAATCGGCAAGGGTGATTCTGCTCGAGTGATGATTGTGAACTTGTCGGAGGCCCCGCAGGTGGTGCAGATTGATCGCGCAAGCGTCAAGGGTAATTCTAAAGAAGTCGGTAAGGGCGATTTGGTACGCACGCAGGTCGAAATCTTTGGCGAAGATCAGTTTAAGTGGGTGGGCACTTCGCAGAATGCTTTCCCGTATCCGAAAATGGGCCCGAGCGGTCGCCGCATTAACCCGAGCAAGAACAAAGACATTACGGTGCCGCCGTTTGGTCTCGCTGTCGTGCAAATCAACCCGAAGGTGGTGGGCTTGAGCGAAGCGACTAAGGACAAGGCTGCAAAGCCTGTGATTCTTGCGGCAGCGCTCGAAAAGAAGGTGCTCATGGCGGGCGATACCATTGACTTGTTCGTGACGGCAACCCAGCCGAATGGCCAGCTGACAAACGGTTCCGTGAATATCGGCAACTGGGGCAAGCGCGGTCTGTTGATGCAGTCGGTGACTCCCGATGACGGCAAGTGGAATGCTTCTATTGAAAGTTTCCATGTGCAGATTCCGATTCCCGATGACATGTACCCTGCAGCACGCACGATCCATGTAGTGGTTCAGGGCCTTGGCGGTAAAGTGACGGTGCTTGAAATTCCGTTCCGCATTCGTGGCGCCTACCGTACCACGCATGTGATGCAGAATTTTGATAACGGCCTCGATGCCGTCGATTGGTTCCCGGTGGCAAATGGCGACAACGCTACGACCATTGGCGCGAAGGTCTTTAACGGAGCTCCTCCGCATGGTGGCTTTATCCGTCACGATTTTATGATTGAACAGCCGCCTACGCAGGGTTGGCCGAACTTTGCTGGCGCCTACTACGTGATTCCCGAAGAAGTCCACAACTCCGTGGGTATCGTGTTTGACTACGCCACGAACCACAGCAATCCCGATGGCTATTTTGAAGTGCAAATCGCAAGCAACCAGGTCCAGGATTACGATGAATTCATGGTGCGCCTCAAGAATACTCGCGGCTCCTGGATGCGCGATACGCTCATATGGGAAAACATGAAGCAGGAAGGTTGGGGCAAGACTATCCCGCAGCTCGACCCGAAGCAAATCAAGAACTTCTCTTGGCGCGCTCGCCACAGCGGCACGGGTTACATTAGCCTCGACAACATTTACCTGTTGCAGGAAGACGGTACCGAAGTCCCGATGCCCCGCGGCCTCCGCCGGTTGAGATAA
- a CDS encoding glycoside hydrolase family 9 protein, producing MLKFGLKQYVGVILSLTSVTFAATAYINQIGYRVGDTKEFALVDGNGNVEIANASGTTVLTATPSAASNWQPSGQNVQLVDISELNTPGTYSIKVGGQVVRQDLKISGSTYEDVVKASLKWYYYQRASMALEETYAGQWKRAAGHTNASVQLHSSTGESGSINSTKGWYDAGDYGRYIVNSGITTYTLLSLYEHFPEYFKTLKWNIPADGTLPDLLAEIKYNLDWMLTMQASDGGVYHKLTSLGFPGDVMPADDTDPIYVIGKGTAATFDFAGVMAVAARVYKPFDATYASKCLEAAKKAYAWGAQNPNKAYSNPNGVQTGEYGDKWLGDEKEFASTELFVSTGDASYKPNNASGNIPSWADVGGLATYGMATHATEFGGAAQAAKDSLLKVADDFVNRTKSGFGVVMAKNDFVWGSNAVAGNQGVWLLHAYYLTGEAKYYQAAVKVLDYLLGKNPLDMSFLTGFGTKSAKKPHHRPSTSDKVSDPIPGMIVGGPQPGGEDIGSETWECKDYRTGFPATSYVDNNCSYASNEVAINWNAPFAYLAGAIEAINHGYAPSFAAAGVARTDAIKPAVARRAHAKQGPQLRFVDQKLYVEMNGKRFNLKGHQIK from the coding sequence ATGCTGAAATTTGGCCTAAAACAGTATGTCGGTGTAATACTTTCTCTTACATCGGTAACTTTTGCTGCTACAGCCTATATCAACCAAATTGGTTACCGTGTGGGTGATACCAAAGAATTCGCCTTGGTTGACGGTAACGGCAATGTGGAAATTGCAAACGCGAGTGGAACGACCGTTTTGACGGCAACGCCTTCGGCTGCATCGAATTGGCAGCCCAGTGGTCAGAACGTGCAGTTGGTCGATATCTCGGAATTGAACACTCCGGGTACTTATTCCATTAAGGTTGGTGGCCAGGTGGTTCGCCAGGATCTCAAGATTTCGGGCTCTACGTATGAAGATGTGGTCAAGGCCTCGCTGAAGTGGTACTATTACCAGCGTGCCTCTATGGCTCTCGAAGAAACTTACGCCGGTCAGTGGAAGCGTGCTGCTGGTCATACCAATGCAAGCGTGCAGCTCCATAGCTCTACCGGTGAATCCGGTTCGATCAACTCGACCAAGGGTTGGTACGATGCTGGCGACTATGGTCGCTACATTGTGAACTCCGGTATTACCACTTATACGCTCCTTTCGTTGTACGAACATTTCCCGGAATATTTCAAGACGCTCAAGTGGAACATCCCGGCTGATGGAACGCTCCCGGACTTGCTCGCCGAAATCAAGTACAACCTGGACTGGATGCTCACGATGCAGGCTTCTGATGGTGGCGTTTACCACAAGCTGACTTCTCTCGGATTCCCGGGCGATGTCATGCCGGCAGACGATACCGACCCGATTTATGTAATCGGCAAGGGTACTGCTGCAACGTTTGACTTTGCAGGTGTGATGGCTGTGGCTGCCCGTGTGTACAAGCCGTTCGATGCAACTTATGCAAGCAAGTGCTTGGAAGCTGCCAAGAAGGCTTATGCTTGGGGTGCCCAGAATCCGAATAAGGCTTACAGCAACCCGAATGGTGTGCAGACGGGTGAATACGGTGACAAGTGGCTCGGTGACGAAAAGGAATTTGCTTCTACGGAACTTTTCGTGTCTACCGGCGATGCCTCTTACAAGCCGAACAATGCTTCTGGAAATATCCCGAGCTGGGCCGATGTCGGTGGTCTTGCTACCTACGGCATGGCTACGCATGCTACGGAATTTGGTGGTGCTGCCCAGGCTGCAAAAGACAGCTTGCTCAAGGTGGCTGATGATTTTGTAAACCGCACCAAGAGTGGTTTCGGTGTCGTGATGGCTAAGAACGACTTTGTGTGGGGCTCTAACGCTGTTGCTGGCAACCAGGGCGTTTGGCTGTTGCACGCTTACTACCTGACTGGCGAAGCCAAGTATTATCAGGCCGCCGTTAAGGTGCTGGACTACTTGCTCGGTAAGAACCCGCTGGATATGTCTTTCTTGACTGGCTTTGGCACCAAGTCTGCTAAGAAGCCGCACCATCGTCCGAGTACCTCTGACAAGGTGAGCGATCCTATTCCGGGTATGATTGTGGGTGGCCCGCAGCCCGGTGGCGAAGACATTGGTTCTGAAACTTGGGAATGCAAGGACTATAGAACTGGTTTCCCGGCAACCTCTTATGTCGACAACAACTGCAGCTATGCTTCGAACGAAGTGGCGATTAACTGGAATGCTCCGTTTGCATACCTCGCTGGCGCTATCGAAGCCATCAACCATGGTTACGCTCCGAGCTTTGCTGCCGCAGGCGTTGCTCGTACCGATGCCATCAAGCCCGCTGTTGCTCGCAGGGCTCACGCCAAGCAGGGTCCGCAGCTCCGCTTTGTTGACCAGAAGCTCTATGTCGAAATGAACGGCAAGCGCTTCAACCTGAAGGGTCATCAGATTAAGTAG